From the genome of Populus alba chromosome 10, ASM523922v2, whole genome shotgun sequence, one region includes:
- the LOC118046302 gene encoding ubiquitin-conjugating enzyme E2 32, with protein sequence MAVDRYNLKNPSVKRILQEVREMQSSPSDDFMSLPLEENIFEWQFAIRGPGETEFEGGIYHGRIQLPAEYPFKPPSFMLLTPNGRFETHTKICLSISNHHPEHWQPSWSVRTALLALIAFMPTSPNGALGSLDYKKEERRVLAVKSREAAPRFGTPERQKLIDEIHQYMLGKAPSVPQQNSVQGSEERPGNNEGEAQVQDAGVVAAAEELPNPAVGEIQEVGERVIEEVHEVPVNVNPSPTGTSVSREIPAGVPSDQLLQRPVTRVQKPADDRLFTWAAVGLTIAIVVLLLKKFMKSSGYGALFVDGS encoded by the exons ATGGCAGTGGACAGGTATAACCTCAAAAATCCATCTGTGAAGAGGATTTTACAGGAAGTTAGAGAGATGCAATCGAGCCCATCTGATGATTTCATGAGCCTCCCTCTTGAG gAGAATATATTTGAGTGGCAATTCGCTATAAGAGGACCAGGAGAGACTGAATTTGAAGGAGGGATTTATCATGGGAGGATTCAGTTGCCTGCTGAGTATCCATTTAAGCCTCCTTCTTTTATGTTGTTGACG CCAAATGGGCGTTTCGAAACGCATACGAAGATATGCTTAAGCATATCAAATCATCATCCTGAGCATTGGCAGCCATCGTGGAGTG TACGAACAGCTCTACTAGCACTTATTGCATTCATGCCTACTAGCCCAAATGGTGCATTGGGCTCACTAGACTACAAGAAAGAGGAAAGGCGTGTTTTGGCTGTTAAATCTCGTGAAGCAGCACCAAGATTTGGGACTCCTGAGCGTCAAAAACTCATTGATGAG ATCCATCAATACATGCTTGGTAAGGCACCGTCTGTTCCTCAACAAAACTCAGTGCAGGGTTCTGAAGAACGCCCTGGCAACAATGAAGGGGAAGCCCAGGTGCAAGATGCTGGAGTAGTAGCTGCTGCTGAAGAGCTTCCAAATCCAGCAGTTGGTGAAATTCAGGAAGTAGGTGAAAGGGTCATCGAAGAAGTGCATGAAGTTCCTGTTAATGTGAACCCTAGTCCTACAGGAACCAGTGTATCCAGAGAGATTCCTGCTGGAGTCCCAAGTGATCAGCTACTGCAAAGGCCAGTGACCAGGGTTCAGAAACCAGCTGATGATCGGTTGTTCACATGGGCTGCTGTTGGACTAACCATTGCGATTGTGGTTCTGTTGCTGAAGAAGTTTATGAAATCTAGCGGATATGGCGCTCTCTTCGTGGATGGATCTTAG
- the LOC118046284 gene encoding uncharacterized protein: MDIENQDPFLAFIDHARSVLSPVEGDEDEDIYDPSTNGSESTGPGWSWIASRILKTCIAYSSGVTSAILLSDLSQAWSEQRRSGVSKKRPEIISHLKKKHRRNKLANTVTIDSVYEKNFLSLNSVLEAVIVDAFVLPGTNIYMLTLGDFWSSNTIELYLHRRYYDLVDPHSGILKRGREIFLTGCYLRTAREGAGSTRLLPTEYLVILLDDDQDDDAMLIAAQFCSDSFSSISFNEASTGVPYSLYARIESIQSKEIQGISGSVKRKEITLVDNDGVRLEFLLWGEQVLLANLFSVGSMLALDRPYIASSAESAIETSHELCLEYGSATQLFLVPFLQHEEQVYIPSTQNRYQGSRLMSTVDPAQGLKVSQVALPCDSQGSVDFSSYPFQSFVTDLRDKMTSVSLYGVVTDIFRERNTPEVIFSLKIEDATGAIWAKLHFARSWSFGRLGIGHTVYLSGLSCHLRKRSGLEATWYDNAAGAFFVNLSCLPALLNSSCLHKLSCLSDLSSEASCTYICRVRLDQVDQCHVNTRFSHSLCGHVVNKMPSGDVECSFCHCNCDAEVVRTFHLKITLADETGKMFAWCIGQTATELLQISPDEFYDLPEDEQFMYPSSLENESFIVALVKCQGQGYGLSQSTTQEADAIPWEITRALRCE, from the exons ATGGACATAGAAAATCAAGACCCGTTTCTCGCATTCATCGATCACGCCAGGTCCGTTTTATCTCCCGTTGAAGGCGACGAAGATGAAGACATTTACGATCCGAGTACAAACGGATCTGAGTCCACCGGACCGGGTTGGAGCTGGATAGCGAGTCGGATCCTCAAAACTTGTATCGCTTACTCAAGTGGTGTCACTTCTGCTATTCTCCTTTCAGATCTATCTCAA GCGTGGAGCGAGCAACGGCGGAGCGGCGTATCGAAGAAGAGACCGGAAATCATCAGTCATTTAAAGAAGAAACACAGGAGAAATAAGTTAGCAAATACCGTGACTATTGATTCTGTTTATGAGAAGAATTTTCTGTCTTTAAATAGTGTCTTGGAAGCTGTTATTGTCGATGCTTTTGTTCTACCAg GGACGAATATTTATATGCTTACTTTAGGGGATTTTTGGAGCTCGAATACTATCGAACTTTATCTCCACCGAAG ATACTATGACTTGGTGGATCCTCACAGTGGTATTTTGAAAAGAGGGAGGGAAATTTTCCTCACTGGATGCTATCTTCGAACAGCCAGAGAAGGAGCTGGTTCTACCCGGCTTTTGCCGACAGAATATCTTGTGATATTGTTAGATGAT GATCAGGATGATGATGCTATGCTGATAGCAGCTCAGTTTTGTTCAGAttctttctcttccatttcGTTTAATGAGGCAAGCACCGGGGTTCCGTATTCATTATATGCAAg GATCGAATCTATTCAGTCAAAGGAAATTCAAGGAATATCTGGTAGTGTAAAGAGGAAAGAAATCACTCTTGTTGATAACGATGGTGTCAGGCTAGAATTTCTTTTGTGGGGAGAGCAGGTTCTCCTTGCCAATCTTTTCAG TGTCGGAAGTATGCTTGCACTTGATAGACCATATATTGCAAGTTCCGCAGAGAGTGCTATTGAAACAAGCCATGAACTTTGTCTTGAATATGGTAGTGCAACACAACTGTTTTTGGTACCTTTCCTGCAACACGAGGAACAG GTATATATACCTTCGACACAGAACCGATATCAGGGCTCAAGACTGATGAGTACGGTAGATCCTGCTCAGGGTCTTAAGGTTTCACAAGTGGCATTGCCCTGTGATTCTCAGGGGTCCGTTGACTTCAGTAGCTATCCTTTTCAA TCATTTGTGACTGACCTTCGTGACAAGATGACCAGCGTCAGCCTCTATGGTGTTGTTACAGACATTTTCCGTGAAAGAAACACTCCAGAAGTTATTTTCTCCTTAAAAATTGAAGATGCAACGGGAGCAATTTGGGCAAAGCTACACTTTGCTAGATCCTG GTCATTTGGGAGATTGGGTATTGGTCACACAGTATATTTATCTGGATTGTCGTGCCATTTGAGAAAACGTAGTGG CCTTGAAGCAACATGGTATGATAATGCAGCGGGGGCCTTCTTCGTAAACCTTAGTTGCTTGCCAGCATTGCTGAACTCGTCTTGTCTTCATAAGTTATCTTGCCTCTCTGATCTATCCAGTGAAGCCAGCTGTACATAT ATTTGTCGAGTTCGACTTGACCAAGTTGATCAGTGTCATGTGAATACAAGATTTTCACATTCTCTTTGCGGTCATGTTGTTAACAAGATGCCTAGTGGGGATGTTGAATGCAGCTTCTGTCATTGTAACTGTGATGCTGAAGTTGTGCGCACATTCCACCTGAAAATCACTCTTGCAGATGAGACTGGAAAGATGTTTGCTTGGTGTATCGGTCAAACTGCTACAGAGTTGCTTCAGATATCCCCCGATGAATTTTATGATCTTCCCGAG GATGAGCAATTCATGTATCCTTCATCTCTAGAGAATGAGAGCTTCATAGTTGCATTAGTGAAGTGCCAGGGGCAGGGTTATGGACTCAGTCAGAGTACAACCCAGGAGGCTGATGCAATTCCGTGGGAGATCACTCGTGCATTAAGGTGTGAATAG
- the LOC118046269 gene encoding peptidyl-prolyl cis-trans isomerase CYP21-4 isoform X2 produces the protein MARITPQALLNQSKRKKGPARISATTVFFCNLVVVVIVLSVVATYKHWSQRSRNQPISGLSTFEDTANSFADSKKYDLPGYAILNTSKGYITVELYKDGSPMIVDKFLDLCQKEYFKGMPFHHVIKHYVIQAGHGQGLGAAEDWTTKGKLHSRLATSPKHEAFMIGTSKTRDNTGFELFITTAPIPDLNDKLLVFGRAIKGEDVVQEIEEVDTDEHYRPKSPVGIIGVALKHEI, from the exons ATGGCAAGGATAACACCTCAGGCATTGCTAAATCAGAGCAAAAGGAAGAAGGGGCCAGCTCGAATCAGTGCCACTACTGTATTTTTCTGTAACTTAGTTGTTGTGGTGATTGTATTGTCCGTAGTTGCAACATATAAGCATTGGTCACAAAG GTCAAGGAACCAACCAATAAGTGGTCTATCGACTTTTGAG GACACTGCCAATTcatttgcagattcaaagaagtATGATCTCCCTGGTTATGCT ATTCTGAATACATCAAAAGGTTATATAACAGTAGAACTGTACAAAGATGGTTCTCCAATGATAGTGGACAAATTCCTTGACTTGTG TCAAAAAGAGTACTTCAAAGGGATGCCTTTCCATCATGTGATCAAGCATTATGTAATTCAAGCAGGGCATGGCCAAGGCCTTGGTGCTGCTGAAGATTGGACCACTAAAGGAAAGCTCCACAGTAGGCTTGCTACAAG CCCAAAGCACGAAGCTTTTATGATCGGAACCTCAAAGACTAGAGACAACACAGGATTTGAGCTATTTATTACAACTGCACCCATTCCAGATCTAAATGACAAGCTTTTGGTGTTTGGACGGGCCATAAAGGGAGAGGATGTGGTGCAG GAAATTGAAGAGGTGGACACAGATGAACATTATCGGCCCAAGTCTCCAGTAGGGATCATTGGCGTGGCACTGAAACACGAAATTTGA
- the LOC118046310 gene encoding universal stress protein PHOS34: MAGEKIVGVAVDFSSCSRKALKWAADNIIRDGDHLVVIIVQPEGYYEDGEMQLWEVTGSPMIPLSEFSDPVTMKKYGLKPDPETLDLLNTVAHQKEIVVVLKIYWGDPREKICEAIDKIPLSCLVIGNRGLGKVKRAIMGSVSNYVVNNGSCPITVVKQSAHEP, encoded by the exons atggcagGAGAGAAGATAGTGGGTGTAGCCGTTGATTTCTCATCATGCAGCAGGAAAGCACTAAAATGGGCCGCGGATAACATTATTCGTGACGGGGATCACCTTGTCGTGATCATTGTACAACCTGAAGGTTACTATGAAGATGGCGAGATGCAGCTCTGGGAAGTCACCGGATCAC CTATGATCCCTCTATCAGAGTTTTCTGATCCCGTGACCATGAAGAAATACGGGTTGAAGCCTGATCCTGAAACTCTTGATCTTCTCAACACTGTTGCTCACCAGAAAGAG ATCGTTGTGGTGCTGAAGATCTACTGGGGAGACCCTCGTGAAAAGATATGTGAAGCAATTGATAAGATCCCTTTGAGTTGCCTTGTAATTGGCAACAGAGGACTTGGCAAGGTTAAGAG GGCCATCATGGGTAGTGTAAGCAACTATGTGGTGAATAATGGATCCTGCCCAATTACTGTCGTGAAGCAGTCGGCACACGAACCGTAA
- the LOC118046269 gene encoding peptidyl-prolyl cis-trans isomerase CYP21-4 isoform X1 → MLNSSKLHFMARITPQALLNQSKRKKGPARISATTVFFCNLVVVVIVLSVVATYKHWSQRSRNQPISGLSTFEDTANSFADSKKYDLPGYAILNTSKGYITVELYKDGSPMIVDKFLDLCQKEYFKGMPFHHVIKHYVIQAGHGQGLGAAEDWTTKGKLHSRLATSPKHEAFMIGTSKTRDNTGFELFITTAPIPDLNDKLLVFGRAIKGEDVVQEIEEVDTDEHYRPKSPVGIIGVALKHEI, encoded by the exons ATGTTGAATTCG TCAAAGTTACACTTCATGGCAAGGATAACACCTCAGGCATTGCTAAATCAGAGCAAAAGGAAGAAGGGGCCAGCTCGAATCAGTGCCACTACTGTATTTTTCTGTAACTTAGTTGTTGTGGTGATTGTATTGTCCGTAGTTGCAACATATAAGCATTGGTCACAAAG GTCAAGGAACCAACCAATAAGTGGTCTATCGACTTTTGAG GACACTGCCAATTcatttgcagattcaaagaagtATGATCTCCCTGGTTATGCT ATTCTGAATACATCAAAAGGTTATATAACAGTAGAACTGTACAAAGATGGTTCTCCAATGATAGTGGACAAATTCCTTGACTTGTG TCAAAAAGAGTACTTCAAAGGGATGCCTTTCCATCATGTGATCAAGCATTATGTAATTCAAGCAGGGCATGGCCAAGGCCTTGGTGCTGCTGAAGATTGGACCACTAAAGGAAAGCTCCACAGTAGGCTTGCTACAAG CCCAAAGCACGAAGCTTTTATGATCGGAACCTCAAAGACTAGAGACAACACAGGATTTGAGCTATTTATTACAACTGCACCCATTCCAGATCTAAATGACAAGCTTTTGGTGTTTGGACGGGCCATAAAGGGAGAGGATGTGGTGCAG GAAATTGAAGAGGTGGACACAGATGAACATTATCGGCCCAAGTCTCCAGTAGGGATCATTGGCGTGGCACTGAAACACGAAATTTGA
- the LOC118046294 gene encoding UPF0481 protein At3g47200-like: MEISDSSARQTRNGDHISIDIKHGDHLLTSIRRKMETISCSHSICRVKENIRNANEKAYIPDKVSIGPYHHGKQGLETMEELKWRYMYALLSRKPDLEASLDDCLTALREMEHRARACYEEEINVTDDEFLQMMLVDGCFIIELLLKYSIKSLRRRNDPVFTTPGMLFDLRSNLMLLENQIPLFILRRLFEVVPTPKQCTHSLATLAFRFFKYMIPGDPQIHQQKFNQEGNHILDLICHCLLPTYPGVRGTKSDQKPFRCATELQAAGIRIKRARTKNLLDIKFVSGVLEIPNVLIHQYTESLFKNLIALEHCSGDSVQHITSYVFLMKSLIGSDEDVKLLKKKDILTNYDVDEKEVAKLFEKPCEEVNLNESYYDGLFEQVNGHKSTRTTWHLRYEKIKRRYRRNPMLRLVVLVSIWAFSLALVGTLVSVLTVVLHRF, from the coding sequence ATGGAGATTTCTGATTCATCTGCAAGGCAGACGCGAAACGGAGACCATATTTCAATTGACATCAAGCATGGCGACCATCTCTTAACTTCTATCAGAAGAAAAATGGAGACGATTTCTTGTTCGCATTCCATTTGCAGGGTCAAGGAAAACATTCGCAATGCAAATGAGAAGGCATACATCCCTGACAAAGTTTCAATTGGTCCATACCACCATGGCAAGCAAGGATTGGAAACCATGGAAGAGCTCAAGTGGCGGTACATGTATGCACTCCTCAGTCGAAAGCCAGACCTGGAAGCATCCCTGGATGATTGTCTCACAGCTCTAAGGGAGATGGAACATAGAGCACGTGCATGCTATGAAGAAGAGATCAACGTCACAGATGATGAATTCCTGCAAATGATGTTAGTTGATGGTTGTTTCATCATCGAACTCTTGCTGAAGTACTCTATAAAGAGTTTGAGACGCCGCAATGATCCTGTATTCACCACTCCTGGAATGCTCTTCGATTTGAGATCCAATTTGATGCTACTAGAAAATCAAATTCCCTTATTCATTCTTCGAAGACTATTTGAAGTGGTCCCAACTCCTAAACAATGCACGCATTCCCTCGCCACGCTCGCCTTTCGTTTCTTCAAGTATATGATTCCAGGAGATCCACAAATCCATCAGCAGAAGTTTAACCAGGAGGGGAACCATATACTCGACTTAATCTGCCACTGCCTGCTTCCAACATACCCAGGAGTGCGGGGAACCAAGTCAGATCAGAAACCATTTCGTTGCGCGACAGAACTCCAAGCTGCAGGAATTAGGATCAAGAGGGCCAGAACAAAAAACTTATTGGACATAAAGTTCGTCAGCGGAGTCCTTGAAATCCCAAATGTACTAATCCATCAATACACGGAAAGTCTCTTCAAGAATCTCATTGCGCTAGAGCATTGTTCAGGTGACAGTGTGCAACACATCACCTCCTACGTTTTTCTCATGAAGAGCCTAATTGGAAGTGACGAAGATGTGaagttacttaaaaaaaaagacattctTACAAACTATGATGTCGACGAGAAAGAGGTTGCAAAACTGTTTGAGAAGCCATGTGAGGAGGTGAATTTGAATGaatcttattatgatgggttgTTTGAACAAGTGAACGGGCATAAAAGCACCAGGACGACCTGGCATCTACGGTATGAGAAAATTAAGCGAAGGTATCGTAGAAATCCTATGCTACGTTTGGTTGTTCTTGTTTCAATTTGGGCCTTCAGTCTCGCCCTTGTAGGAACCTTAGTTTCCGTACTTACTGTTGTTCTTCATCGTTTTTAG
- the LOC118046319 gene encoding uncharacterized protein, which yields MVGKRIRIMCKEEEPASVDEPRYTIKKLGFVGGRNESTTITHNQALQTAKDDFLVPGTGLLEFSNGLPSPPPKKQKTKLSEVEQQLKKAEAAQRRRIQSKKAAREQNFALQTLSSTT from the exons ATGGTAGGCAAGAGGATAAGGATTATGTGCAAAGAAGAAGAACCAGCATCAGTTGATGAACCTAGATACACAATCAAGAAGCTCGGATTCGTTGGAGGAAGGAATGAATCAACTACAATTACACATAATCAGGCTCTTCAGACAGCCAAAGATGATTTTCTTGTGCCTGGCACCGGTCTTCTTGAGTTCTCAAATGGTTTACCTTCACCCCCTCCTAAAA AACAAAAGACTAAGCTCTCTGAAGTAGAGCAGCAATTAAAGAAAGCCGAGGCTGCACAGAGGCGTAGAATACAATCAAAGAAGGCAGCTAGGGAGCAAAATTTTGCTCTGCAGACT TTATCCTCCACCACATGA